Within the Salvia hispanica cultivar TCC Black 2014 chromosome 4, UniMelb_Shisp_WGS_1.0, whole genome shotgun sequence genome, the region AAGCCATCAAATAAATGCTCAACATCACTCCAAGTATTTGCATTAAGTGGTCGAGGGGGGATAGAAATAGCTGCATCGGATGTTGAGTTACTTCCAGATCTGAAGTTGACTGAATTGTAAGCTACCATCTTACTCTCTGGTCCAGCTTGATGACTTTGTAACGGCTGTGACAATACACTCTGAGGAAGATCTGGTGGAGGTGTATTTGCTTGCGATACAGACATGATATCAGCAATGTTCCTCAGATTATTGGTAAACTTCATGGTAATATCTGGTGGTTTCACACTTCCGGAAGGAACTACCTTCTCCATTTGATCTTCTTGCCCTTGGGCACTCATGTTACCCATCATTactgaagaagatgaaggatATGTTTTTGGAAGATCAGATACTGCACTCACACCATTCTGAGGTGTATTATTATGTAGAATACGACGTGGGTCACGAGCCTTCATTCGAACTTTTCCAGGTTCCTCCTGCAAATTACATATAAATGCAGCAAGTAAAGAACTAAGAAACTAGAAACAAACATGCTAGATATATCTATTCTgaagtacaattttttttttatcaggaaataaaaacaaacttaagTATAATTATAGATATTTCATCTAGCAGctattcactttttaatacTTGAGAACATTGTATCAGGAaatttgggtttaatttaaacatCAAATGAGATAATTTTCCAGGGATTGTTGAAACTCTTCACCAGGGTATAAGCTGCCAGATAGTTTTGCAGGAATATGGATAATTGAGTAAAAACCCAAAGGCCATATTCCATAATGAAAGGTTCAAAGGAACAAACAAACAGGGCTGTGGCCACTGAGAAGGCGTCAACcataattgatattaataatatgaaagatttaacaaattaagaggaacaagaaaaatgtATATGAGTGCCTACCGCAGAGACTGGCTGGCAAGGAACTATTCCCGCTGGTTTCTGGCCAAGTATTGAGGAGGAAGGCAGGACACCAGATGTTGATGGAGCTACTCCCAGTATGGAATTCGAGTTTGGCATTTGAGTTGCATTATTGTTATCGTCAGACGTCTTATGTTCCATTTTGAGTATGCTCATCCATATAGATGGATTGCCAGCTATATCTCTTAATAAAGAATGAATAGGAGAAGACAAACTGAAACTTTTCACTGGCAGAATTTCAGTTTGACAGGTTAATGCTGATTTAGAGAGACTGCTAATGGGTAGCACGGGTGGAGTCAGAACTTGAGAGGTTGAGATTGTAGTCGTGAGTGGCAGGGTTACTTCTGGAATCAATGATTCATTTTTTCGCCGTTTTAGCGCGGGACCATTCAAAACTAGCTCCTCACATACCTTCTGCTTCCTCGAACTCATAAAACCAACATACGTCGATTTGGATTCATCACTTCCCATTGAGGGGAGACTCTGACTGAGACTCTGACTGAGATTTGTTGGACCTGCATCAGAATTGGCCATTCGGAGCCTAGGGTCCCTACTTTTTGCAGAGGGCTCTAACACAGGATTTCGGAAACTATTTGCAGTATCAATCATCTGAACATTGCTAATCTCAGGACCTGCTACAACATCTCTGGCAGCAGCAGAAGAAAGTGCTGGCTGCCCTAGCATCAAGGAATTCACAGCAGGGTTAACATTGTGGTTAACAGAACTACTGACCTCCCCACAGGCTTCACCGTCTCCTTTATTATCACCCTCCCCTGAAGGAGTTGGACTTGGAAACTTATCATTCACAAAAAAGGAACCCTGTCCAAATTTTTTCTGATAACCGGAGACATCTTTGACAGTATCAGTTTCATAAGGATGCAGAGCGGGATTTCCTCGAGGAAGTGTTTGTCTAGGAAGAGGCCACTCAGGTTTCAGCAGCCCTTGCTCCAAGATTAATCCCTTATCAAAGGGGAAAGTTGCAGGATGGTCTCGTGTAGGAGAAGGAAGACTGTCCACATCATGATCTTTGTGAAGATCTAGCAGAGGAAGACCTTTGCGGCTCAGGTTAACTAGCGCTGGTTTTGAACACTGTAAGGGAAAGCTTTGCCCACGTTGATCCACTGAACCATCAGGCACAGGTTCTTGTCCATGTTTCCTTACGTAATCAGGCCTGTTATCGGCATTCTCAAACAACACATGTAAATTGGTTGTATTAAACCCCTCTCTTACTTGTTT harbors:
- the LOC125224353 gene encoding RNA polymerase II C-terminal domain phosphatase-like 3, coding for MRDPYKYQISSYPGLYNLAWAQAVNNKPPGDVFVTMEDDSSNGHSKVVTDDDDGELEEGEIDLDSELHDSDVKVNKEDRSKRVDVDLIMEELVNLKAPDAQNSFDAFFPRLEATAIKLHKIVLDGPFPEKHTLVQLLLQTLHSVFSSMTLALNQQNEAILLRLLAQLTSLRPPLFSSSQLKEVEAIRLSLESSDNSLNNGVTGMKQVREGFNTTNLHVLFENADNRPDYVRKHGQEPVPDGSVDQRGQSFPLQCSKPALVNLSRKGLPLLDLHKDHDVDSLPSPTRDHPATFPFDKGLILEQGLLKPEWPLPRQTLPRGNPALHPYETDTVKDVSGYQKKFGQGSFFVNDKFPSPTPSGEGDNKGDGEACGEVSSSVNHNVNPAVNSLMLGQPALSSAAARDVVAGPEISNVQMIDTANSFRNPVLEPSAKSRDPRLRMANSDAGPTNLSQSLSQSLPSMGSDESKSTYVGFMSSRKQKVCEELVLNGPALKRRKNESLIPEVTLPLTTTISTSQVLTPPVLPISSLSKSALTCQTEILPVKSFSLSSPIHSLLRDIAGNPSIWMSILKMEHKTSDDNNNATQMPNSNSILGVAPSTSGVLPSSSILGQKPAGIVPCQPVSAEEPGKVRMKARDPRRILHNNTPQNGVSAVSDLPKTYPSSSSVMMGNMSAQGQEDQMEKVVPSGSVKPPDITMKFTNNLRNIADIMSVSQANTPPPDLPQSVLSQPLQSHQAGPESKMVAYNSVNFRSGSNSTSDAAISIPPRPLNANTWSDVEHLFDGFDDQQKAAIQRERARRIKEQNKLFADRKLCLVLDLDHTLLNSAKFTEVDPLHDEILRKKEEQDRVKSQRHLFRFPHMGMWTKLRPGIWNFLEKASKLYELHLCTMGNKYYATEMAKLLDPKGELFSGRVISRGDDGEPFDSDDRVPKSKDLEGVLGMESAVVIIDDSVRVWPHNKPNLIAVERYIYFPCSRRQFGLSGPSLLEIDHDERPEDGTLASSLAVIEKIHGAFFAHDSLEEGDVRSILACEQRKILAGCRIVFSRMFPVGEKNPQMHPLWQTAEQFGAVCTKQIDEQVTHVVANSLGTNKVNSALARGTFVVHPGWVEASALLYRRANEHDFAIKQ